A single window of Candidatus Microthrix subdominans DNA harbors:
- a CDS encoding DUF1298 domain-containing protein, whose translation MNDAYLAAIGAALGHYHDMMGVPVEAVPLAMPVNVRASGESGISNNWTSAMLALPTDQPDPIRRMQQVREQVLTARTGSSLDPGRLVAPLAAWLPNAALAGAGPGMLGIDVQASNVPGHPDERYIAGAKILSNVPIGPAPGVAMMVTMVSQARHCYIGVNLDTAAVTDADAFAESLAWGFDDVVALGRADTTTSTPSTDGAA comes from the coding sequence GTGAACGACGCCTACCTGGCCGCGATCGGGGCGGCACTCGGCCACTACCACGACATGATGGGAGTGCCGGTCGAGGCGGTGCCGCTGGCCATGCCGGTCAACGTTCGGGCCTCGGGCGAGTCGGGCATCTCCAACAACTGGACGTCGGCCATGCTGGCGCTGCCGACCGACCAGCCGGACCCGATTCGGCGAATGCAGCAGGTGCGCGAACAGGTGCTGACCGCCCGGACCGGCTCCTCGCTCGACCCCGGCCGGCTGGTCGCCCCGCTGGCCGCCTGGTTACCCAACGCAGCGCTGGCGGGCGCCGGCCCAGGCATGCTGGGCATCGACGTGCAGGCCAGCAACGTCCCCGGCCACCCGGACGAGCGCTACATCGCCGGAGCCAAGATCCTCTCCAACGTGCCGATCGGTCCGGCGCCCGGGGTGGCGATGATGGTCACCATGGTGTCTCAGGCCCGACACTGCTACATCGGGGTCAACCTCGACACCGCCGCCGTGACCGACGCCGACGCTTTCGCCGAATCGCTGGCCTGGGGCTTCGATGACGTCGTGGCGCTCGGGCGGGCGGACACCACCACCAGCACCCCGTCGACGGACGGAGCAGCCTGA
- a CDS encoding ABC transporter ATP-binding protein, whose product MLIKLLRNHLGPFKWLLVGIVFFQFLQTLGTLFLPTLNADIIDKGVATGDTGYIWSVGGLMLIITLAQVCFAAVAVYFGAKMSMGFGRDVRSNLFHKVTGFSTQEVGTIGAPSLITRVTNDVQQVQMVLVMAATLMVAAPIMAIGGIVLALRQDVGLSALLLVSVPALVIGIGLVLVRLVPQFRAMQERLDAVNGVLREQLMGIRVVRAFVREPFEGVRFAGANDDLTDTSLKAGRYLAFMFPFVMVVLNLSSVAAVWIGGSRIGAGDLEIGQLIAFLSYLIQILMSVMMATFMAVMIPRAAVSADRIQEVLDTPSTIVVADRPVEALARRGSLELRNVGFGYPGADAPVLAGITLTASPGETTAIIGSTGSGKTTLLNLIPRFYDATEGEVVVDGENVRDMVPELLWSRIGMVPQKPYLFSGTVASNLRFGDPDATDEQLWEALEVAQAADFVADMDGGLDARIAQGGSNVSGGQRQRLAIARALVRKPGIYLFDDSFSALDLATDAHLREALVPWTSDATVVIVGQRVASIRTADQILVLEDGEQVGLGTHDQLIETCPTYLEIVESQRVEEPA is encoded by the coding sequence TTGCTGATCAAACTTTTGCGAAACCACCTCGGCCCGTTCAAGTGGCTGCTGGTGGGCATCGTGTTCTTCCAATTCCTCCAGACGCTGGGAACCTTGTTTCTGCCCACGTTGAACGCCGACATCATCGACAAGGGGGTGGCCACCGGCGACACCGGCTACATCTGGTCGGTCGGCGGGCTGATGCTGATCATCACGCTGGCTCAGGTGTGCTTCGCTGCGGTCGCCGTGTACTTCGGGGCCAAGATGTCCATGGGCTTCGGCCGCGATGTGCGCTCCAACCTGTTTCACAAGGTGACCGGCTTTTCCACCCAGGAGGTGGGCACCATCGGTGCGCCGTCGTTGATCACCCGGGTGACCAACGACGTCCAGCAGGTGCAGATGGTGCTGGTGATGGCAGCCACCCTGATGGTGGCCGCCCCGATCATGGCGATCGGCGGCATCGTGCTGGCGCTGCGCCAGGATGTCGGTCTGTCGGCGCTGCTGTTAGTGAGCGTCCCAGCGCTGGTGATCGGCATCGGCCTGGTGCTCGTCCGCCTGGTACCTCAGTTTCGGGCGATGCAGGAGCGCCTCGACGCGGTCAACGGTGTGCTGCGGGAACAGCTGATGGGCATCCGTGTGGTGCGGGCGTTCGTCCGGGAACCCTTCGAAGGGGTGCGCTTCGCCGGCGCCAACGATGATCTGACCGACACGTCGCTGAAAGCCGGCCGGTACCTGGCCTTCATGTTTCCGTTCGTCATGGTGGTGCTCAACCTGTCGAGCGTGGCGGCCGTGTGGATCGGCGGCAGCCGGATCGGTGCCGGCGACCTCGAGATCGGTCAGCTGATCGCCTTTCTGTCCTATCTGATCCAGATCCTGATGTCGGTGATGATGGCCACGTTCATGGCCGTGATGATCCCCCGGGCGGCGGTGAGCGCCGACCGCATCCAGGAGGTGCTCGACACGCCCTCCACGATCGTCGTGGCCGATCGACCCGTCGAGGCGCTCGCACGGCGGGGCTCGCTCGAGCTGCGCAACGTCGGCTTCGGCTACCCGGGCGCCGATGCGCCGGTGCTCGCCGGCATCACGCTCACCGCCTCGCCGGGAGAGACCACAGCGATCATCGGCAGCACGGGATCGGGCAAGACCACCCTGCTCAACCTGATCCCTCGGTTCTACGACGCCACCGAGGGTGAGGTGGTCGTCGACGGCGAGAACGTCCGCGACATGGTGCCCGAGCTGTTGTGGAGTCGCATCGGCATGGTGCCCCAGAAGCCCTACCTGTTCTCGGGCACCGTCGCCTCCAACCTGCGCTTCGGTGATCCTGACGCCACCGACGAACAGCTGTGGGAGGCGTTGGAGGTGGCCCAGGCCGCCGACTTCGTCGCCGACATGGACGGCGGCCTCGACGCCCGCATCGCCCAGGGGGGCTCCAACGTGTCCGGCGGGCAGCGCCAGCGGTTGGCGATCGCCCGGGCGCTGGTGCGCAAGCCGGGCATCTACCTGTTCGACGACTCCTTCTCGGCCCTCGACCTGGCCACCGACGCCCACCTCCGCGAGGCGCTGGTGCCATGGACCAGCGATGCCACCGTGGTCATCGTCGGCCAGCGTGTGGCCTCGATCCGTACCGCAGACCAGATCCTGGTGTTGGAGGACGGCGAGCAAGTGGGGTTGGGCACCCACGACCAACTGATCGAGACGTGTCCCACCTACCTGGAGATCGTGGAATCCCAGCGCGTGGAGGAGCCGGCATGA
- a CDS encoding HAD-IB family hydrolase encodes MGDERRLPGTVAEIAASPEGAKVGAFFDLDGTLIAGYSARYFAEERFKRREVSATELARTLGMVATGGLGGSTVTGLIELSAEGWRGRTIEDVDELGLRLFEKKIADRLFPEMREIVLAHQQRGHTVVLSSSATSPQVQPVADYLGIDHVICNRYTTDDGVLTGAMDQPVIWGEGKADAVQRFAADRGIDLADCYFYADGDEDLALMYLVGNPRPTNPGGALGKVAKKRGWPILRMTSRGAGSMLSTVAALGSLVPIAGLGVSLGLVTGDKRAALNFVSEHWVEMMFAVNGVHLNIVGQQHAEAARPAVFIFNHRNGFDPFMATAVVKRDFTAVAKGELRSDPIVGTFGRFMEIAFIDRGDTTASVDALKAIEQLAAKGLSVLVSPEGTRLDTTGVGPFKKGAFRIAMAAGIPVVPIVIRNAELIGGNKATSMNPGTVDVAVLPAISVDDWTLDDLPERIEGVRRQFLDTLADWPG; translated from the coding sequence ATGGGTGACGAGCGACGCCTGCCCGGCACGGTTGCCGAGATCGCTGCCTCCCCCGAGGGAGCAAAGGTTGGGGCGTTCTTCGACCTCGATGGCACCCTGATCGCCGGGTATTCGGCCCGTTACTTCGCCGAGGAACGCTTCAAGCGGCGGGAGGTGTCCGCTACCGAACTGGCGCGAACCCTGGGGATGGTGGCCACCGGCGGCCTGGGCGGCTCAACGGTCACCGGGCTGATCGAGCTGAGCGCCGAGGGCTGGCGGGGTCGCACCATCGAGGACGTCGACGAACTCGGGCTCCGCCTTTTCGAGAAGAAGATCGCCGATCGGCTGTTCCCCGAGATGCGCGAGATCGTGCTCGCGCACCAGCAGCGGGGCCACACGGTGGTGCTCAGCTCCTCGGCGACGTCGCCCCAGGTGCAGCCGGTGGCCGACTACCTGGGCATCGACCACGTGATCTGCAACCGCTACACCACCGACGACGGTGTGCTCACCGGTGCCATGGATCAGCCCGTGATCTGGGGCGAGGGCAAGGCCGACGCAGTGCAGCGTTTCGCTGCCGACCGCGGCATCGATCTGGCCGACTGCTACTTCTATGCCGACGGCGACGAGGACCTCGCCCTCATGTACCTGGTGGGCAATCCCCGACCCACCAACCCGGGTGGAGCACTTGGCAAGGTGGCCAAGAAGCGGGGGTGGCCGATCCTGCGCATGACCAGCCGGGGCGCCGGGTCGATGCTCTCGACCGTGGCCGCCCTCGGTTCACTGGTGCCCATCGCCGGCCTCGGGGTCAGCCTGGGTTTGGTCACCGGCGACAAGCGGGCAGCGCTCAACTTCGTGTCCGAACACTGGGTGGAGATGATGTTCGCCGTCAACGGGGTGCATCTCAACATCGTGGGCCAGCAGCACGCCGAGGCCGCCCGGCCCGCCGTCTTCATCTTCAACCACCGCAACGGCTTCGATCCCTTCATGGCCACGGCGGTGGTCAAGCGCGACTTCACCGCCGTCGCCAAGGGCGAGCTACGCAGCGACCCGATCGTCGGCACGTTCGGGCGGTTCATGGAGATCGCCTTCATCGACCGGGGCGACACCACCGCATCGGTCGATGCGCTCAAGGCGATCGAACAGTTGGCCGCCAAGGGCCTGTCGGTGCTCGTGTCCCCGGAGGGCACGCGCCTGGACACCACCGGCGTCGGTCCGTTCAAGAAGGGCGCCTTCCGAATTGCGATGGCGGCCGGCATTCCGGTGGTGCCGATCGTCATTCGCAACGCCGAGTTGATCGGCGGCAACAAGGCCACCTCGATGAACCCCGGCACGGTCGACGTGGCGGTGCTGCCCGCCATCTCGGTGGACGACTGGACGCTCGACGACCTCCCCGAGCGCATCGAGGGCGTGCGACGCCAATTCCTCGACACGCTGGCCGACTGGCCGGGCTGA
- a CDS encoding 1-acyl-sn-glycerol-3-phosphate acyltransferase, with translation MLYLLDARHEVEERLLREWVDQRSPGRCSGGATPAEMMAVHLEGEIEATGLSARLDAASEHTEVVPLRVMWTPAGGTERSGPRLRDLLIGDPRRPSARLARLTLARHPERATVIAGASATVGELRERLVDAPDHNGHGVPAETFGGFVARMGSITLDVAERRQTGRRYKVPRAVIPGIEASAGFREAVAVRADELGKHPADVAAEARRYLTEMVATPSTFFIDWMGASTRKITSLGYERIVTDPERIAAARAQVADHPSALLWTHKSHIDGIALLSTLYENDFPAPHAMGGLNIAFAGVGTMGRRSGIIFIRRSFADNPVYKLALHQYLAYLMEKRFPLSWSFEGTRSRTGKLMPPRYGLLKYTLDAAHATGTENLHLIPVSINYDLIGEAAEYAGEEVGRAKQSESLGWFVGYLQRLRSPLGRVYLDMADPIVLEGPAPEPTKAQVASIAFEVARRANALVPVTLPALMCTALMGAAPGALTLAELDVTMRTLMSWLRSRNVRLAEGLAVEDDELVSLAELVFAKGIVTRHLDGDQPVFSIEEAQHPVAGYYRNTIIHYFVNRAMIELALLAAAEADPASAALVGEAFWDELLEVRDLLKFEFFHPPTDEMNAVVDRELRDVDPAWRDRLASGPDGARQLLEAMNPRVAHATLQPSVEAYWVVARWLADQGAEPAGERKAVVKASLGAGEQAFLRRQITTRASIGKQLFTGAHSMLGDRSLLGGEGDDADADDLARRRAELADRLGARVRRLAELRRMTLEDTAPDLVGGPGTAARGEVRY, from the coding sequence GTGTTGTACCTGTTGGACGCGCGCCACGAGGTGGAGGAGCGGCTGCTGCGCGAGTGGGTCGACCAACGGTCACCCGGTCGTTGCTCTGGCGGGGCAACCCCAGCCGAGATGATGGCTGTCCATCTGGAGGGCGAGATCGAAGCCACCGGCCTGTCCGCCCGGCTGGACGCTGCCTCCGAGCACACCGAGGTGGTGCCCCTGCGGGTGATGTGGACGCCCGCCGGGGGCACCGAACGGTCGGGACCTCGCCTGCGCGACCTGCTGATCGGCGATCCCCGCCGGCCGTCCGCCCGGCTGGCCCGCCTGACGCTCGCCCGCCACCCCGAGCGGGCGACGGTGATAGCCGGCGCCTCGGCCACCGTCGGCGAGCTGCGGGAACGCCTTGTTGATGCCCCGGATCACAACGGCCATGGCGTACCGGCTGAGACCTTCGGTGGGTTCGTGGCCCGCATGGGCTCGATCACCCTCGACGTGGCCGAGCGGCGCCAAACCGGGCGGCGCTACAAGGTGCCGCGGGCGGTCATTCCGGGCATCGAGGCGTCGGCCGGGTTTCGCGAGGCGGTGGCCGTGCGGGCCGACGAGTTGGGCAAGCACCCAGCCGACGTGGCCGCCGAGGCTCGGCGCTACCTCACCGAAATGGTGGCCACCCCGTCCACCTTCTTCATCGACTGGATGGGTGCCAGCACCCGCAAGATCACGTCGCTGGGCTACGAGCGAATCGTCACCGACCCCGAGCGCATCGCAGCCGCCCGGGCTCAGGTGGCCGACCATCCCTCCGCTCTGTTGTGGACCCACAAATCCCACATCGACGGCATCGCCCTGCTGTCGACGCTGTACGAGAACGACTTCCCGGCGCCCCACGCCATGGGCGGCCTCAACATCGCGTTCGCCGGCGTGGGCACGATGGGGCGCCGCAGCGGCATCATCTTCATCCGGCGGTCATTTGCCGACAACCCGGTGTACAAGCTGGCCCTGCATCAGTACCTGGCCTACCTGATGGAGAAGCGGTTTCCGCTCAGCTGGTCGTTCGAGGGCACCCGCTCCCGCACGGGCAAGCTGATGCCGCCCCGGTACGGCCTGCTGAAGTACACGTTGGATGCAGCTCACGCGACCGGCACCGAGAACCTGCACCTCATCCCGGTGTCGATCAACTACGACCTGATCGGCGAGGCGGCCGAGTATGCGGGCGAGGAGGTGGGACGGGCCAAGCAGTCCGAGAGCCTCGGCTGGTTCGTCGGCTACCTCCAGCGCCTGCGCTCACCCCTGGGTCGGGTCTACCTCGACATGGCCGACCCGATCGTGTTGGAGGGTCCGGCGCCCGAGCCGACCAAGGCGCAGGTGGCATCGATCGCCTTCGAGGTGGCGCGGCGGGCCAACGCCCTGGTGCCGGTGACGCTGCCGGCCCTGATGTGCACCGCGCTGATGGGCGCCGCCCCGGGTGCGCTCACCTTGGCGGAACTCGACGTCACCATGCGCACGTTGATGTCGTGGCTTCGGAGCCGCAACGTACGTCTGGCGGAGGGCCTGGCTGTTGAGGATGACGAGCTGGTGTCGCTGGCCGAGCTGGTGTTTGCCAAGGGCATCGTCACCCGCCACCTCGATGGTGACCAACCGGTGTTCTCGATCGAGGAGGCCCAGCACCCGGTCGCGGGGTACTACCGCAACACGATCATCCACTACTTCGTCAACCGGGCGATGATCGAGCTCGCGCTGCTCGCCGCCGCCGAGGCTGACCCGGCCTCGGCCGCGCTCGTCGGTGAGGCCTTCTGGGACGAACTGTTGGAGGTGCGGGACCTGTTGAAGTTCGAGTTCTTCCATCCGCCGACCGACGAGATGAACGCCGTCGTCGACCGGGAACTTCGCGACGTCGACCCAGCCTGGCGAGATCGGCTGGCGTCGGGACCCGACGGCGCTCGCCAGCTGCTCGAGGCGATGAACCCCCGGGTAGCCCACGCCACGCTCCAGCCTTCGGTCGAGGCCTACTGGGTGGTCGCCAGGTGGCTGGCCGACCAGGGCGCCGAACCGGCGGGCGAACGCAAGGCCGTGGTGAAGGCCTCGCTGGGGGCGGGCGAGCAGGCGTTCCTCCGCCGCCAGATCACCACACGTGCGTCGATCGGCAAGCAGCTGTTCACCGGCGCACACTCGATGCTCGGCGACCGTTCACTGTTGGGAGGTGAGGGAGACGACGCCGACGCCGACGACCTCGCCCGCCGGCGAGCCGAGCTGGCCGACCGCCTCGGTGCCCGGGTCCGCCGGCTGGCCGAGCTCCGGAGAATGACCCTGGAGGACACCGCACCCGATCTCGTCGGCGGCCCCGGAACGGCGGCTCGGGGCGAAGTCAGGTACTGA
- a CDS encoding DUF1214 domain-containing protein, with product MTANAMRRLLDRIGEALDGMGPFDSAAEEADAHRHLLRLCSAGLDLFVERADPARPLPTVWMSPTRKFLGDSPDTIYTTMPVSSAHSYALTIKPGNAVYVGVVVYSRDEPGGPVRAVSSLVDTDMTTTDGTFEIAVGAGVAPDDAGGLYLDDRSFWVMVREYFSDPHDHQAATITIERTDGAGIDGLPDPADLAAGIDAAAVWICSQARADAALYELVAFPEGSRVESDPDVEVSDDLVSLFYPTPDITYQGCRFTLDTDEQLALTFTPPACRFWSVVVSTPWFESLEQRSTPASINSADAEMSEDGTVTVAVSERDPGVANWIPLRGYRKGQVAYRVLLGEKIAANSSFIVKFSG from the coding sequence ATGACCGCCAACGCGATGAGACGGCTGCTCGACCGGATCGGCGAGGCACTCGACGGGATGGGCCCCTTCGACAGCGCTGCGGAGGAGGCCGATGCGCATCGGCACCTGTTGCGTCTGTGCTCGGCAGGCCTCGACCTGTTCGTCGAGCGGGCCGACCCGGCCCGGCCGCTGCCGACGGTGTGGATGTCGCCGACCCGCAAGTTTCTCGGCGACAGTCCGGACACGATCTACACGACCATGCCGGTGTCGTCGGCCCACAGCTACGCCCTGACGATCAAGCCCGGCAACGCCGTCTACGTCGGCGTGGTGGTCTACTCACGCGACGAGCCGGGCGGACCGGTGCGCGCAGTCTCGAGCCTGGTCGACACCGACATGACCACCACTGACGGAACGTTCGAGATCGCGGTTGGCGCGGGGGTCGCCCCGGACGACGCCGGCGGCCTTTACCTCGACGACCGGTCGTTCTGGGTCATGGTGCGCGAGTACTTCTCAGATCCGCACGACCATCAAGCCGCAACGATCACGATCGAGCGAACCGACGGCGCAGGCATCGACGGTCTGCCCGACCCGGCGGACCTCGCAGCCGGGATCGACGCCGCCGCCGTCTGGATCTGCAGTCAGGCCCGGGCAGACGCCGCCCTGTACGAACTGGTGGCCTTCCCCGAGGGGTCGCGGGTCGAGAGTGATCCAGATGTCGAGGTCTCCGACGATCTGGTGTCGCTGTTCTACCCAACACCCGACATCACCTATCAGGGATGTCGGTTCACGCTCGATACCGACGAACAGCTCGCGCTCACGTTCACGCCTCCGGCGTGCCGGTTCTGGTCGGTGGTGGTGTCGACCCCCTGGTTCGAGTCCTTGGAGCAGCGCTCCACCCCGGCGTCGATCAACAGCGCCGACGCCGAGATGTCCGAGGACGGCACCGTGACCGTCGCCGTGTCCGAGCGCGACCCCGGCGTCGCCAACTGGATCCCGCTGCGGGGCTACCGCAAGGGCCAGGTCGCCTACCGGGTACTGCTCGGCGAAAAGATCGCCGCTAACAGCAGCTTCATCGTCAAGTTCAGCGGTTAA
- a CDS encoding amidase: MGSDIDRLLDEHDATAVAAAIRSGEVDAAEVMAVSIARAEERNPALNAFVSTRFDQAAQEAAALDRDAPFAGVPFVVKDLAAQVAGLPHTRGSRLFADDVSQSDSELVRRYRAAGLIILGTTNAPELGLNASTEPSLNGPTRNPHGLDHSTGGSSGGTAAAVAAGIVPVGHGNDGGGSIRIPSSACGLFGLKPSRGRVSAHPAATLLADPMGCHHVLARSVRDSAALLDLTAGAMPGDPYEIARPSRPWVEEVGAPPGPLRIAMVLTAPGGEVAHPECVAAVEATAATLSELGHEVVEADPPWSVEQLMIGMSSLMATPMAVEVDARLAQLGRGLADDDLEPFSRVLYDSAAGTTGKGLVTALVALEEMARSMGEFMIGHDLLLSPTLAQPTPPLGYLDTSNIEAMFERAATYSAFTSPFNITGQPAASLPLTVGSNGMPIGVQLVAPFGREDRLIAVSSQVEAAHPWPVAPAWPARSEAGWPDYVESLAHTTVSGTGGER; the protein is encoded by the coding sequence ATGGGCTCGGACATCGACCGGTTGCTCGACGAACATGACGCCACGGCGGTGGCCGCTGCGATCCGCTCCGGCGAGGTCGACGCCGCCGAGGTGATGGCCGTCTCGATTGCACGGGCAGAAGAGCGCAACCCGGCGTTGAACGCGTTCGTGTCCACGCGCTTCGACCAGGCAGCGCAGGAAGCTGCGGCGCTCGACCGCGACGCGCCGTTCGCCGGGGTGCCGTTCGTGGTCAAGGACCTGGCTGCGCAGGTGGCCGGCCTTCCTCACACTCGCGGGTCACGACTTTTCGCCGATGACGTGTCCCAGTCCGATTCCGAGCTGGTGCGCCGCTACCGGGCGGCCGGCTTGATCATCCTGGGTACCACCAACGCGCCGGAGCTGGGCCTCAACGCCTCGACCGAACCGTCGCTCAACGGGCCGACCCGCAATCCCCATGGCCTCGATCACTCGACCGGCGGCTCGTCGGGCGGGACCGCTGCGGCGGTGGCGGCGGGAATCGTGCCGGTGGGGCACGGCAACGATGGTGGCGGTTCGATCCGCATTCCCTCGTCCGCCTGTGGGCTGTTCGGCCTGAAACCGTCGCGAGGCCGGGTCAGCGCTCACCCGGCCGCAACGCTGTTGGCCGACCCGATGGGTTGCCACCACGTGCTGGCCCGCTCGGTCCGCGACTCGGCCGCACTGCTGGACCTCACCGCCGGGGCGATGCCGGGCGATCCCTACGAGATCGCCCGGCCCTCCCGGCCGTGGGTCGAGGAAGTGGGAGCGCCCCCTGGGCCGTTGCGGATTGCCATGGTCCTCACGGCGCCGGGCGGCGAGGTAGCGCACCCTGAATGCGTGGCTGCGGTCGAGGCGACGGCAGCCACGCTCAGCGAGCTGGGGCACGAGGTGGTCGAGGCCGACCCGCCCTGGTCGGTCGAGCAACTGATGATCGGGATGAGCTCGTTGATGGCCACACCGATGGCGGTGGAGGTCGATGCCCGGCTGGCCCAGCTGGGGCGAGGCCTCGCCGACGATGACCTGGAGCCGTTCAGCCGCGTTCTCTATGACTCGGCCGCCGGTACCACCGGCAAGGGGCTGGTCACGGCCCTCGTCGCCTTGGAGGAGATGGCCCGCTCGATGGGCGAATTCATGATTGGTCACGACCTGCTGTTGAGCCCGACGCTGGCCCAACCGACCCCGCCGCTGGGGTATCTCGACACGAGCAACATCGAGGCGATGTTCGAGCGGGCCGCCACCTACTCGGCGTTCACCAGCCCGTTCAACATCACGGGCCAACCGGCGGCGTCGCTGCCGTTGACCGTCGGCTCCAACGGCATGCCGATCGGCGTGCAGCTGGTGGCACCGTTCGGCCGGGAGGACCGGCTGATCGCCGTGTCCTCCCAGGTCGAGGCTGCCCACCCGTGGCCGGTGGCGCCCGCCTGGCCGGCCCGGTCCGAGGCGGGCTGGCCCGACTACGTCGAGTCGCTTGCGCACACCACGGTGAGCGGCACCGGAGGCGAACGGTAG
- a CDS encoding YgiT-type zinc finger protein: MKRCGQCDQAERVPVRRAKLSERNHKVALVLGVPMEECPACGERWLAWDVAERLDEMLNSMLAGDIEVATRHYATDLEAA, translated from the coding sequence ATGAAGCGATGCGGACAGTGTGATCAGGCGGAGAGAGTTCCGGTTCGCCGAGCGAAGCTGAGCGAGCGGAACCACAAGGTCGCCTTGGTTCTCGGGGTGCCCATGGAGGAGTGCCCCGCTTGCGGCGAGCGGTGGTTGGCATGGGACGTGGCTGAGCGTCTCGACGAAATGCTCAACAGCATGCTGGCAGGTGACATAGAGGTCGCCACCAGGCACTATGCAACCGACCTCGAGGCCGCGTAG
- a CDS encoding ABC transporter ATP-binding protein, with product MSNPTGHDKQPIGNDKPDGNHKPDDLAALDSDAETGSAHDPKKVASEARASASHGPNRAAAAGMPAEKPKDLSGSVKRFAGLMRPERAGAIVVVALAIVSVTLTVIGPRVLGRATDVIVAGLSGKRGIDFAQLHNILILAAGLYLVAWILSYGQNYLLAGVVQRTMSRVRCDVEEKINRLPLSYVDRQPRGDLLSRVTNDIDNVAQSLQQTLGQMLTSLFTIVGVLLMMFIISPLLALVALITIPAALFLTKFIAARSKKRFIAQWKHTGTLNSHVEEAFTGHALVKVFGRQADTEAEFNDVNEQLYEASFGAQFISGIIQPMMMFLGNLNFVAIAVIGGLRVASGSMSLGDVQAFIQYSRQFTQPLTQVAAMANVFQSGVASIERVFALLDVDEESPDPGHPAEMTEQRQGRVEFADVSFSYEPDRPLIRDLSLVAQPGETVAIVGPTGAGKTTLVNLLMRFYDIDSGTIMIDGVDIAQMTRHHLRGAMGMVLQDTWLFGGTIRENIAYGNLEASEEEIMMAAKATYVDRFVRTLPDGYDTVIDDEGGNVSAGEKQLLTIARAFLAQPAILILDEATSSVDTRTEVLIQHAMAALRTNRTSFVIAHRLSTIRDADIILVMDDGHIVEQGNHDELLAAGGAYATLYNAQFAGAARDVV from the coding sequence ATGAGCAACCCCACCGGTCACGACAAGCAGCCCATTGGCAACGACAAGCCCGACGGCAACCACAAGCCGGACGACTTGGCAGCGCTCGACAGCGACGCCGAAACCGGGTCGGCCCATGATCCCAAGAAGGTCGCCTCTGAGGCCCGGGCATCCGCGTCTCACGGTCCCAACCGGGCCGCTGCGGCCGGCATGCCGGCCGAGAAGCCCAAGGACCTCTCCGGTTCGGTCAAGCGGTTCGCCGGCCTGATGCGCCCCGAGCGCGCGGGCGCCATCGTGGTCGTGGCGCTGGCGATCGTGAGCGTCACCCTCACCGTGATCGGCCCCAGGGTGTTGGGCCGGGCGACCGATGTCATCGTCGCCGGTCTCAGCGGCAAGAGGGGGATCGACTTCGCCCAGCTGCACAACATCCTGATACTCGCTGCCGGGTTATACCTGGTGGCGTGGATCCTGTCGTACGGCCAGAACTACCTGCTCGCCGGCGTCGTGCAGCGCACCATGTCGCGGGTGCGTTGCGACGTTGAGGAGAAGATCAACCGGTTGCCCCTCAGCTACGTCGACCGCCAGCCACGCGGTGACCTGCTCAGCCGGGTCACCAACGACATCGACAACGTGGCCCAGAGCCTGCAACAGACCCTGGGTCAGATGCTGACCTCGCTGTTCACCATCGTCGGGGTGCTGCTGATGATGTTCATCATCTCCCCCCTCCTGGCGCTGGTGGCGCTGATCACGATCCCGGCCGCCCTCTTTCTCACCAAGTTCATCGCCGCCCGGTCGAAGAAGCGCTTCATCGCCCAGTGGAAGCACACCGGCACGCTCAACTCCCACGTTGAAGAGGCCTTCACCGGGCACGCCCTGGTCAAGGTGTTCGGCCGCCAAGCCGACACCGAAGCAGAGTTCAACGACGTCAACGAGCAACTGTACGAGGCCAGCTTCGGGGCGCAGTTCATCTCGGGGATCATCCAGCCGATGATGATGTTCCTGGGCAACCTCAACTTCGTGGCCATCGCGGTGATCGGCGGTCTGCGGGTGGCCTCGGGGTCGATGTCGTTGGGCGACGTACAGGCGTTCATCCAGTACTCCCGGCAGTTCACCCAGCCGCTCACGCAGGTGGCGGCGATGGCCAACGTGTTCCAGTCGGGCGTGGCGTCGATCGAGCGCGTGTTTGCCCTGCTCGACGTCGACGAGGAGTCGCCGGATCCGGGCCACCCCGCCGAGATGACCGAGCAGCGCCAGGGACGGGTGGAGTTTGCCGATGTGTCGTTCTCCTACGAACCGGACCGACCGCTGATCCGGGACCTGTCGCTCGTCGCACAGCCGGGCGAGACCGTGGCGATCGTCGGCCCAACCGGGGCCGGCAAGACCACGCTCGTCAACCTGTTGATGCGCTTCTACGACATCGATTCGGGCACGATCATGATCGATGGGGTCGATATCGCCCAGATGACCCGCCACCACCTGCGTGGCGCGATGGGCATGGTGCTTCAGGACACGTGGCTGTTCGGCGGGACGATCCGCGAGAACATCGCCTACGGCAACCTTGAGGCCTCCGAGGAGGAGATCATGATGGCCGCCAAGGCCACCTACGTCGACCGGTTCGTGCGCACGCTGCCCGACGGCTACGACACGGTGATCGACGACGAGGGCGGCAACGTGTCCGCCGGCGAGAAGCAGCTTCTGACGATCGCTCGGGCGTTTCTGGCCCAGCCGGCGATCCTGATCCTCGACGAGGCGACGTCGTCGGTCGACACCCGCACCGAGGTGCTGATCCAGCATGCGATGGCGGCGCTGCGCACCAACCGCACCAGCTTCGTCATCGCTCACCGCCTGTCGACGATCCGCGATGCTGACATCATCTTGGTGATGGACGACGGCCACATCGTCGAGCAGGGCAACCACGACGAGCTGCTGGCCGCCGGGGGCGCCTACGCAACGCTGTACAACGCCCAGTTTGCCGGCGCCGCCCGCGACGTGGTGTAG